Within the Rosa rugosa chromosome 2, drRosRugo1.1, whole genome shotgun sequence genome, the region gaggttgaagaagaagcagaatccatttttctttgattcttgggtggaggagaaggagcggagcttgggcggtttggctagaacaaaatcccagaagaacaagaacaagaagaagaaaaaaagaagaaaaaaaatgaattaacaaaaaaaaaagggtaaattggtcatttcactttttttagggacccacgtgcttgccacgtcagcaaacagacggcgatgttagagatttttgacggaagtatcacattgatgtcaaaatacgtgtttgggtatcacattgatacttttgagagttcgggtatcaaattggtcttggcagcatagtttggggacggtagctgaaattttttcttattaatcaaacaatcactttttacttcttcttcttttacccttttttttattattcctTGCACCCGTCATGATGTTGGGTAACACACTTTTGTTGATATTGACCGGCATTGACCATTTCGTCTCTTTGTCGGGACTCCAATTTGCTCCACTTTTACACCATTTTATCTTgatttccgcaattccgcttattttctacacataaataaaaatagattaattacataataattagtttggagattagcttaattctcgtgttttagatacaattacatgcatagaaatgtGTGTAGTCACCTGTACTTAAACTGGCACATCTCCCTCTAGAAATATTGAAATCACGAACCTTAAAGTTCTCCAGAAACTAGACATTCGGGGCTTTCCATGAATATAAGGCTCATTCTCTAGTTATCTTTGGATCAGTACATTTTCATCCTCAAAGTTAGCTTTTCTGCAGaggctgcttcagtttttaggattgcaaaccaaccttcaatccttttcctctcgttttgcttcttttttctcatccttgctcttcatacctataaaaacactaaactaagtaaatgaaccataaataaggagaactagacataaatatcaagattaagaggcacaaaaatataggaaaatatgagcacatcagcaATTGAGTTCAGCGAGTTTGATATTGAGTACAAACCAAGAACTTCAATGAAGGGCCAAGCAGTAGCGGatttcattgctgaactcactgAGTGTCAGGAGAAACCCGCTCCTACTACATCAGCGGAGGACACCCCCATAGCTGAGGTCACTGACATTGTCCCAGCAATCACCCAGTGGCTGTTAGAGTGGAATCTCCACGTTGACGGCTCAGCACGCGCCAAAGCCTATGGCGCCAGAGTAATCCTAACGGGACCTGGGGGACTTAAAGTTGAGTATGCTCTAAAAGTTCAACTTCAAAGCCTCCAACAACATGGCAGAATATGAAGCACTCATTGCTGGACTACTCCTCGCCATAGACTCAGGCGCTGACAGCATAAACATATTCAGACTCCTAACTTGTCGTCAACCAGGTCAATGACACTTTCCAAGTTAAGAACAAACAACTGATGACATATCTGGGGTATGTAAAAACTCTCCTCAACAAATTCAAGTTTCACTCCATCACACAAATTCCTAGAGAGAAGAACGCCAATGTTGAACCTCTGGCGAGTCTAGCTATCGCTCAACCTCATCAGAGCCTAAcggacacaagggtagaatGCCTTGACAAACCAAGCATCGCCAAAACTCTGGCGGAAATATTTAcgattgaggtcaatcccaacTGGATGGACGAGATACTAGAATATAAGCGTAGCGGTACGTTACCAACTGACAAGGTAGAAGATAAGCAGCTCAAGCGGTGAGCAACCTACTACAACATCCAAAATGGCAAACTCTACTGCCAGGGATTCACTCACCCAAACCTGTGGTGTCTGACGCCGGAAGAGAGCAAGGAAGTACTTGCAAAGATCCACGTAGGGGAATGCGACAACCATTTAGGTGCAAGGTCATTAGCAAACCGCACTATGGGCCAAGGATATTTTTGGCCCACGCTAGGCGATTATGCTAGATAAATCTCCAAATCATGCCACAAATGTCAGCAATATGCAGACCTCCCACCCGCACCGACAGAACCCTTGTCAATCATCattggcccatggattcactccacttAGGGCCTTGACCTTGTCGGAAAGCTCCCTATCGCCAAGggtcagttcaagtacatcatcgtcgccatcgactacaacagcaagtggattgAGTCTGAATCCCTAACGGCAATTACTACCGGCAAGGTAACgtacttcctctagaaaaacatttactgccgctacgGGGTCCCATACACCATCATCACTAATAACGGGgcgcagttcaacaacaaagaagtCCGAATTCATCGCTAAGCTGAGCACCAAGATGCGTTACACATCTGTGGCGCACCCCCAGATGAACTaccaagtcgaagcagcaaacaaaaTCATCAAGAAACTGCTCAAGAAAAAACTTAATGACGCCAAGGGTCTATGGGCGGAAAAGCTCCCATAAGTTTTGTGAGCCATCAGGACAACACTAACATCCGCAACAACGAGACACCATTCTGTATGATGTTTGGCACAGAAGCAGTCCTCCCAATTGAAGTCACCCAACCCACCGCCAGGGTCGAAGGCTATGACGCCACAACCAATGCTGACAGCGTTTGCCTCAACAAAGACTTACTCGAGGAGAAACGCCACACAGCTCACtcgcacaacttgcaaaacaagcaatgTGTTTCGTGTTTCTATAATGCCAGAATCAAAGCTAgaaacctccaactgggggactgggtcatgaaggaaGTCATACCTCTTCCCACTGCCCTTCGTCCCACTTGGGAAGGCCCTTACCAAATCATAGAAGTCGTCAGCCCTGACACTTTCTACCTGAAGAACAAGGATGGCGACATGGCGTAACTTCTACCCATCcctggaataccgaacaccttcgatATTACTACAAGTGATTCAACCGCCAACCCatgagcatcttgacttagctcaATTTTGCAAAGTTTAGCTAAGAAAAGCTACCCTACGGGTACTCACATCCTTTTGTAATGCTGACCAATCAGCtgtcaatgaaacgaggaattattcaaaccattgttctcACTTGCACAAAACACTAACTGGCAACGTCAGCAAAGTCTAACGGACTACACTTAACGTGACGTGCAATCAGAATAATCTCAATTCTATTAAtgtttcttgaaaaaaaaaaaaaaaaaaaagtctaacaTAAGAACTCTAAGCGATCCAAAGGCAAATATTCTAATGGATAAAGACTGGCGTCAGCCCAATACTTAGCCAAATAACAAATTCAGTTTCTACGAAACAACGTAACATACATTGAAATCAGGTTGGGACTCCCCAACCAAAATTGTTCAATAAAGTTTACAAACTCTGGCGCCATGCCATTAATagttaaaaaaaggaaaactttACAGCCATAGGTCTTGTTCACTTGTTCGCAGCAGCCTCCCCGCCATCCTGCCCTGACGGCGCCACGGAACGGCTAGTCTCATTCGACTGCTGGCCATGGGCATGGGGACTTGGAGTGTGCACAGTCCTATCAGCACGAGTGTGGGAGGCAATAAATTGCAACCTCAAGGCCTTAGAGGTAGTCACAGCGGGAGTCCTCAGCTATTCACCAGCACACCCGGACTGGTCATCACCAGTGCGCTCCGCTGactcatcattaatggaatGGGTCCCGTTAGAGGCCATGCGGCCATCATCTCCCCCTGGCTGCTGACCTCCGCCGGCGGTCAAGGAAGGCACCTGCTGGGCAACTTTGTCCCAGTTGATGACACCGCGAGAATTTAACAGCCAGAAGTTCTCAGCGCCACCCTCATTGGCGGTCTCTGTCAACAGACCCTTAAACTGCTGGGATTGTTTGAAGGCATTGATGGCGTCAGCGGCAGCCTTGGCCATCTTAGCCTCCACCAGCTATGAAGCTCTAGTCTGGAGCCGCTAAATCTCGTCACCCTTGGCCACGATATTTTGCTCCATTATTTCAACGCGCTTAGCCTTCGCAGCCAGCTGCTCTTTCATCCCCTCAATCTCTCGGCTCAAACCTGCCACACGAGTATTCTGTCCACGTCCCTAGCGATGGCCACATCCTACTTCCCCCTGGCGTCTATCAGATCCACCTTCGCTTTCGCTAGGCGACGGTCGGTCTCCTATGGGTCAACCTCACTGCAGAGACGAGTTTCAACAGTAGACGGCCTGGATGCCGCCAGGAACAGCTTAATCAACCCCTCGGCAATGTGCCTAAAGGCGGAAGAGTAAGCACATTGCTGAAGGACAGTCTGACGTGGCACCCCGACTAAACCTCCAAACCGCAGCCACTCGTAGAGGTGGAACAGAAACTCCTGCTCCATACCCGTCAAGAAGGGAGCAAACTTCACAAATGAGTCAAGAACGGGATGAGTTTGGCCGCTAATGGCAACCGTCACACCCTGGCCATATTTCCTTGCCTTCTTTTGCTGGCAGTCGACGGCAGTGGTCTCGATTTGGCCGACCTCCTTGGCACTGCCAGCGATGACAGTCGACCCCTCTAGAGGGATATCCGACACAATCTGCTGAATGACGGAGCTCCGCCATCCCCGCTTTGCCCTAGCTTCTTCGTCGTCTCCTTCTGACGGTtgcgccccccccccccttccccTCCCGGCGTGTGGCGACCACTCTGTCTTGATCCTTTTCTTGGAGATCGCCAAAATGTGGCCCACCAGCCGCTTCTTTTTTGGAAGGAGGGGCTGTCGGACGGATCACACCCCCTCATGCGGCGGCGTTAGATGTAAATGGTGGGGCATCCGCAGGGTAGTCTCCTTCTCTGTAGGGGTAAGCTCTCGGGTCTACTAATCCACTACCGTTTGTCTGGCCTTAAAACCCTCCGACAACATACCCAGAATGTAAACCTGAACCTAGGCCTTGTCCATAGCTTTTTGAAAGGCGTCCCTGCTCTTACGGTTGGCGGGCACAGGATCTGCAAAATTACAACCGTTAGTAAAGTAAAATGAGATCCTTTAAAGTTCAGATACCGTCAGGACATAACACATACCAGGAAAGCGAGTCAACTTTAACTCGACCAAGAGTTCTCAACCCGTCAGCAGACGTATGTCGAGAAGATTTCAATTCTGCCAATAACCAAGAACTCGCGCTATTcgtgtgagcccccgaaaattttgtttaatttttagaaggtaATTTATCGAAAATAAGATTTTTGCACAAGGTGATTTTAGTGAAGGAATAGATTTCGGAgattgttttggtgtcgagaccacctattgggccttatAATTTAAGTGTGGGCTAGAGCCCTtttgttttgggcctagaaggcTACAAAGGTCTAGTGAGGCGACCGTTCGTTGAAGTTTCGAAGACGATAAATTGAGTTGTAATGAAGTTttggatttttaattttta harbors:
- the LOC133730748 gene encoding uncharacterized protein LOC133730748 translates to MGGKAPISFVSHQDNTNIRNNETPFCMMFGTEAVLPIEVTQPTARVEGYDATTNADSVCLNKDLLEEKRHTAHSHNLQNKQCVSCFYNARIKARNLQLGDWVMKEVIPLPTALRPTWEGPYQIIEVVSPDTFYLKNKDGDMA